The Penaeus chinensis breed Huanghai No. 1 chromosome 16, ASM1920278v2, whole genome shotgun sequence genome window below encodes:
- the LOC125033606 gene encoding uncharacterized protein LOC125033606 yields MNHFSSNRGLTDRPCSIFYGTRSSRDEAQQINKMKLSILLLAVSLSLVLGRPSTVIDFEGEDHEHTQEGEAGRDVEGMYSWTSPEGNDFKVIYVADEDGYRVVESNAVPVNADGVAADGNQGSFTSEEGEGGDEEEGDEEER; encoded by the exons ATGAACCACTTTAGCTCTAACAG GGGTCTTACAGATCGTCCTTGCTCTATATTCTACGGTACGAGAAGTTCGCGTGATGAAG CACAACAGATCAACAAAATGAAACTCTCG ATCCTCCTCCTCGCTGTGTCCCTGAGCCTCGTCCTCGGCCGCCCCAGCACCGTGATTGACTTCGAGGGCGAGGACCACGAACACACTCAGGAGGGCGAGGCAGGGAGAGACGTCGAGGGCATGTACAG ctGGACATCCCCGGAAGGAAACGATTTCAAAGTCATTTACGTGGCTGACGAAGACGGGTATCGTGTGGTCGAGTCCAATGCCGTTCCTGTCAATGCTGACGGCGTAGCTGCTGACGGGAATCAGGGGTCCTTCAcctcagaagaaggagaaggaggagatgaggaagaaggagatgaagaagaacgaTGA
- the LOC125033648 gene encoding larval cuticle protein 2-like, whose amino-acid sequence MKFQVLLALVGLAAFAFARPDVLDFEGDDHEHEQEGEPGRAVEGEYRWTSPEGEEFFVKYVADEDGYRVVESNAIPRTRDGVAADGNQGSFDDEEEGEGEED is encoded by the exons ATGAAGTTCCAG GTCCTCCTCGCCCTCGTGGGTCTcgccgccttcgccttcgcccgcCCCGACGTCCTCGACTTCGAGGGCGACGACCACGAGCACGAGCAGGAGGGAGAGCCAGGGAGAGCCGTCGAGGGAGAGTACAG ATGGACGTCTCCCGAAGGCGAGGAGTTCTTCGTGAAATACGTGGCTGACGAAGACGGCTACAGGGTGGTGGAATCGAACGCCATCCCCCGCACTCGCGACGGCGTGGCAGCGGACGGAAACCAAGGGTCTTTTgatgacgaggaagaaggagaaggcgaggaagacTAG